From the Zonotrichia albicollis isolate bZonAlb1 chromosome Z, bZonAlb1.hap1, whole genome shotgun sequence genome, one window contains:
- the COX7C gene encoding cytochrome c oxidase subunit 7C, mitochondrial has product MLSAGVRRFATSAIRRSHVEDGPGKNLPFSVDNKWKLLAMMCVFFGSGFGAPFFIVRHQLLKK; this is encoded by the exons ATGCTGTCCGCCGGTGTCCGCCGCTTCGCCACCTCCGCCATCCGCCGCAGCCATGTTGAGGACGGACCTGGGAAG AACCTCCCATTCTCTGTAGACAACAAGTGGAAGCTGCTGGCCATGATGTGTGTGTTCTTTGGGAGTGGATTTGGTGCCCCTTTCTTCATAGTCAGACACCAGCTCCTGAAGAAATGA